The following proteins are co-located in the Armatimonadota bacterium genome:
- the uvrA gene encoding excinuclease ABC subunit UvrA has translation MAQDKIVVVGARENNLKNVTVEIPRDQLVVITGLSGSGKSSLAFDTIYAEGQRRYVESLSAYARQFLGQMDKPDVDHIDGLSPAVSIDQKSSSKNPRSTVGTVTEVYDYLRILFARAGVPFCPNGHGPIERQSTDQIVDRVLGFADGTKIQVLSPVVQGRKGEYKKEIQEVAKAGFVRVRVDGQMYEVTDDIPMDRYKQHTIEVVVDRLVKKEGQERRLADSVESALKMGKGLVNISWQAPDESGDDWKDELFSESYSCAQCGFSMPEPEPRMFSFNSPYGACPECTGLGTKTEFDPQLVIPNWSVPLKDGAIAPFVYKSGETKDWWPDVLTAVGEAAGFDASLPVNEISDEHMQVVWNGLKDPVTVRMKIGRGERKFNTQWDGVFGTLRKKYEQTESEWVKKDLEQYMSTKPCPVCAGQRLKPETLSVRVAERNVADITQMPVSKAVEFFRELPSKLSSRQLAIADRAVKEIIERLSFLNDVGLGYLTLDRNARTLAGGEAQRIRLATQIGSGLMGCLYVLDEPSIGLHQRDNRKLIQTLRKLKNLGNTVIIVEHDEETMMEADWLIDIGPGAGERGGEIINQGTVEQFLKHDEGTAAWLKGIKQIDIPAERRKPKSPCPI, from the coding sequence ATGGCTCAGGATAAAATCGTCGTCGTTGGAGCTCGCGAAAACAATCTCAAAAACGTCACCGTTGAGATTCCTCGCGATCAGTTGGTGGTGATCACCGGGCTTTCTGGTTCCGGAAAATCCAGCCTGGCGTTTGATACCATTTACGCCGAAGGTCAACGTCGCTACGTGGAGTCACTCAGCGCCTACGCACGTCAGTTCCTCGGTCAGATGGACAAACCAGACGTGGACCACATCGACGGGTTGTCCCCCGCTGTGAGCATCGATCAGAAAAGCAGTAGCAAGAATCCGCGCTCCACGGTGGGGACTGTCACCGAAGTCTATGATTACCTTCGAATTCTCTTCGCCCGTGCAGGCGTGCCGTTTTGTCCAAACGGACATGGCCCGATCGAACGGCAATCTACGGACCAGATCGTCGACCGAGTCCTCGGATTCGCAGACGGAACGAAGATCCAAGTCCTGTCACCAGTGGTCCAAGGGCGCAAGGGCGAGTACAAAAAAGAAATCCAGGAAGTCGCTAAGGCAGGATTTGTCCGCGTTCGAGTAGATGGACAGATGTATGAAGTTACGGACGACATCCCGATGGATCGATACAAGCAGCACACCATCGAAGTTGTTGTTGACCGTTTGGTTAAAAAAGAGGGGCAGGAACGTCGTCTTGCCGATTCCGTCGAAAGTGCGCTGAAGATGGGTAAGGGACTGGTCAATATCAGTTGGCAAGCTCCCGATGAATCCGGAGACGACTGGAAGGACGAGCTCTTTAGTGAGTCGTATTCATGCGCCCAATGCGGCTTCAGCATGCCTGAACCGGAGCCTCGCATGTTCTCATTCAACTCCCCGTACGGAGCATGCCCAGAATGCACCGGATTGGGAACGAAGACCGAATTTGACCCGCAATTGGTCATCCCGAATTGGTCGGTCCCACTGAAAGATGGAGCGATTGCGCCATTTGTTTATAAGAGCGGTGAGACCAAAGATTGGTGGCCCGACGTTCTGACAGCCGTGGGGGAAGCGGCCGGATTTGATGCTTCTTTGCCCGTAAATGAAATCAGCGACGAACACATGCAGGTCGTTTGGAATGGCCTCAAAGACCCGGTCACAGTCCGTATGAAGATTGGCCGCGGTGAACGAAAATTCAATACGCAATGGGACGGCGTCTTTGGCACATTAAGAAAGAAATATGAGCAGACCGAAAGTGAGTGGGTGAAGAAAGACCTGGAGCAGTACATGAGCACCAAGCCATGTCCTGTTTGTGCGGGTCAACGCCTAAAACCGGAAACTCTCAGCGTGCGCGTGGCCGAGCGCAACGTCGCCGATATCACCCAGATGCCAGTTTCGAAGGCAGTCGAGTTCTTTCGTGAGCTCCCGTCGAAGCTCAGCTCACGACAATTGGCGATTGCTGACCGTGCAGTCAAAGAGATCATCGAGAGGCTCAGCTTCCTCAATGATGTTGGGCTTGGGTATCTGACACTTGACCGAAACGCGCGAACTTTGGCCGGGGGTGAAGCTCAGCGAATTCGCCTCGCGACCCAAATCGGAAGCGGCTTGATGGGATGTCTTTACGTGCTCGACGAACCGAGCATCGGCCTTCATCAACGCGACAATCGCAAGCTGATCCAAACATTACGCAAACTCAAAAACCTTGGAAACACAGTGATTATCGTCGAACACGACGAGGAGACAATGATGGAAGCAGACTGGTTGATCGACATCGGACCGGGTGCCGGAGAACGCGGTGGCGAGATCATCAATCAAGGCACCGTCGAGCAGTTCCTCAAGCACGACGAGGGAACCGCAGCGTGGCTCAAAGGGATTAAGCAGATCGACATTCCGGCAGAAAGACGCAAGCCAAAGTCGCCCTGCCCGATCTGA
- the pdxH gene encoding pyridoxamine 5'-phosphate oxidase: protein MRSDYGNSELNIEDIPDEPWRLLADWIAAARVLGHPEPTAMALATCGADHTPSCRMVLARDVSSQGVTFFTNYESRKGVQISENPVVAATFWWPEFHRQVRIEGSIVKVSDEESDQYWESRPVESRAASASSPQSRPIQSRDTLEELINQMVENGVVSRPGHWGGYRIVPNMFEFWQGRTARIHDRFELRLESGAWKRQRLAP from the coding sequence ATGCGGTCTGATTACGGCAATTCAGAGCTAAATATTGAAGACATCCCGGATGAGCCTTGGCGGTTGCTCGCAGATTGGATTGCGGCCGCCAGAGTTTTAGGGCATCCGGAGCCCACCGCGATGGCCCTGGCGACGTGTGGCGCGGATCATACGCCAAGTTGTCGTATGGTGCTCGCCCGCGATGTTTCTTCTCAAGGAGTGACGTTCTTCACGAATTATGAGAGCCGAAAAGGAGTTCAAATCAGCGAGAATCCAGTGGTTGCAGCAACCTTTTGGTGGCCAGAATTTCATCGCCAAGTTAGAATTGAAGGTTCCATCGTAAAGGTATCTGATGAAGAGTCGGACCAATATTGGGAATCTCGCCCGGTCGAAAGCCGTGCCGCGAGTGCCAGCAGCCCTCAATCTCGGCCGATTCAGAGCCGGGACACGCTTGAAGAGCTAATAAACCAAATGGTTGAAAATGGCGTCGTTAGTCGGCCAGGCCATTGGGGTGGATACCGAATTGTCCCGAACATGTTTGAGTTTTGGCAAGGCAGGACAGCCCGGATTCACGACCGATTCGAACTCCGGCTAGAGAGCGGAGCTTGGAAAAGACAACGGTTGGCGCCGTAA
- a CDS encoding CTP synthase: MTKYIFVTGGVVSSIGKGIATASIGRLLRNRGYTVAPVKLDPYINVDAGTMNPFQHGEVFVTEDGAETDLDLGHYERFMDVSCSAGSSITTGKVYRNVIEAERRGDYLGGTVQVIPHVTNEIKRLIQDAGKQQEADVVIAEVGGTVGDIESLPFLEAIRQMKKDAGPENVLYVHVSFVPTVGPWHEVKTKPTQHSVIKLREIGISPDVLVCRSEVPIGQDVKEKISLFCDVPSEAVIESLNAATIYEVPLNYEELGLGRYISGRLGLDTTEPNLSEWGKIVDTLKHPRNKCKIAVVGKYTGNGDSYKSIAEALIHAGIPNDSRVDIEWIESDVLEGEMNPEELLKGVDGLIVAPGFGMRGIEGKIRAVKFARETGLPFLGICLGMQVAVIEFARNACGLENASSEEFSDVAPYKVIHLLPDQKGVTSKGGTMRLGSYPCNIVGGSLSHELYGSNRITERHRHRFEVNNDFREKLNEHGMSISGVSPDYRLVEMVEVPNHPFFVATQAHPEFKSRPNRPHPLFVGLVKAALKGAKPAASESTQA; this comes from the coding sequence ATGACGAAGTACATTTTTGTGACGGGTGGTGTGGTGAGTTCGATCGGAAAGGGGATCGCCACCGCCAGTATTGGAAGGTTGCTTCGAAACCGCGGCTACACCGTCGCACCAGTCAAACTCGACCCATACATCAACGTCGACGCAGGCACGATGAACCCGTTTCAGCACGGCGAAGTGTTTGTCACCGAAGATGGCGCCGAAACTGATCTTGACCTGGGCCATTACGAACGATTCATGGATGTCAGCTGTTCGGCGGGATCCAGCATCACCACAGGAAAAGTCTATCGCAACGTGATCGAAGCCGAGCGCCGAGGCGATTATCTTGGCGGGACAGTTCAAGTCATTCCCCATGTCACCAACGAAATCAAGCGACTGATCCAAGATGCCGGCAAGCAACAAGAAGCCGATGTCGTCATCGCCGAAGTCGGAGGGACGGTCGGTGACATCGAAAGCCTCCCATTCCTTGAAGCGATCCGGCAAATGAAGAAGGATGCCGGACCAGAAAACGTGCTCTATGTTCACGTGAGCTTCGTTCCGACCGTCGGCCCATGGCACGAAGTCAAAACAAAGCCCACCCAACATAGCGTTATCAAGCTCCGCGAAATCGGTATCTCCCCAGATGTTCTGGTCTGCCGCAGCGAGGTCCCGATCGGTCAGGATGTGAAGGAGAAAATCTCGCTGTTCTGCGATGTGCCTTCTGAAGCCGTCATCGAATCGCTGAATGCGGCGACGATCTACGAAGTACCGCTCAATTACGAGGAGCTCGGACTTGGAAGATATATTTCGGGGCGACTGGGACTGGATACAACCGAACCAAATCTCAGCGAATGGGGCAAGATCGTTGACACCCTCAAACACCCGCGAAACAAGTGCAAGATCGCTGTTGTCGGGAAGTACACCGGCAACGGAGATAGCTACAAATCCATCGCCGAAGCTCTGATCCATGCCGGTATTCCGAACGATTCTCGAGTGGATATCGAATGGATCGAGAGCGATGTGCTCGAAGGTGAAATGAACCCAGAAGAGCTGCTCAAAGGCGTCGATGGTCTCATCGTTGCTCCTGGATTCGGGATGCGAGGGATTGAAGGAAAAATCCGCGCCGTTAAGTTCGCCCGAGAGACCGGATTGCCTTTCCTCGGAATCTGCCTCGGCATGCAAGTCGCAGTCATTGAATTTGCTCGAAATGCTTGCGGTCTCGAAAACGCAAGCAGCGAAGAATTCAGCGACGTCGCTCCTTACAAGGTAATCCACTTGCTGCCTGACCAGAAAGGAGTCACATCAAAGGGTGGAACGATGCGCCTCGGAAGCTACCCATGCAATATCGTAGGCGGGTCGTTATCGCACGAGCTTTACGGTTCGAACCGCATCACAGAACGACATCGCCACCGATTTGAAGTTAACAATGACTTCAGAGAGAAGTTGAACGAGCACGGAATGTCGATCAGTGGCGTTTCTCCAGACTATCGACTTGTTGAAATGGTCGAAGTTCCAAACCATCCGTTCTTCGTTGCGACACAGGCACACCCAGAGTTTAAGAGCCGTCCGAATCGTCCGCATCCACTCTTCGTTGGGTTGGTCAAGGCGGCCTTGAAAGGTGCGAAGCCTGCGGCGTCAGAGTCAACTCAAGCCTAG
- a CDS encoding HAD-IA family hydrolase, protein MNWGQVYQISGSITFKMRWIVFDLGGVLVKVARNWGEACAGAGIVATNPSTKSVPLWEAPCFEPFQREQIDFQEYCIQLGEWLGCSAPEAKEVHDSILLGEYQGAHHLVKSLQSLGYRCACLSNTNEAHCIEMARPEKYPSVCALDFRGFSYEARLGKPDSRFYEWFMENTGASADQIVFFDDLESNVEAGINAGWTAFCVDHAGDTISQMREFLGLS, encoded by the coding sequence TTGAACTGGGGCCAAGTGTACCAAATCTCGGGTTCAATCACGTTCAAGATGCGTTGGATCGTGTTTGACCTAGGTGGAGTGCTGGTAAAGGTTGCCCGGAATTGGGGTGAGGCCTGTGCAGGAGCAGGTATCGTCGCCACAAACCCTTCCACGAAATCAGTACCCCTGTGGGAAGCACCTTGCTTTGAGCCGTTTCAACGCGAGCAGATTGATTTTCAGGAGTACTGCATTCAACTCGGAGAATGGTTAGGCTGCTCCGCGCCAGAGGCCAAGGAAGTCCACGATTCGATCCTGCTTGGGGAATACCAAGGTGCTCACCATTTGGTTAAATCTTTACAGTCATTGGGTTATCGTTGCGCATGCCTGAGCAATACCAACGAAGCGCACTGTATCGAAATGGCCCGCCCTGAAAAGTACCCATCTGTATGCGCCCTAGACTTCCGAGGATTCAGTTATGAAGCCAGGTTGGGCAAGCCCGATTCGAGGTTTTACGAGTGGTTTATGGAGAATACGGGCGCGTCTGCCGATCAAATCGTATTCTTCGACGACCTTGAGTCAAACGTCGAAGCCGGCATCAACGCCGGCTGGACTGCCTTCTGTGTGGATCACGCCGGCGACACGATCTCGCAGATGCGAGAATTCCTAGGCTTGAGTTGA
- a CDS encoding bifunctional homocysteine S-methyltransferase/methylenetetrahydrofolate reductase has product MKSRLLEFLDHSVMLGDGANGTLLAAHGFERVPYDLANVLSPEIVRAVHKEYFDAGADFVETNTFCANAIKMGELNFDLAEINRRGAQLAREAAGSEKFVLGAIGPCGKPLEPIGSLTSAEAFRAFADQAQALQEGGIDGFILETFIDLEELAVAVKAVRSVSELPILASRAFIEDGDALAEGLPGRCATEMCLEGVVAIGANCVVGPQRMIDIVRQLSESSELPIIAMPTPGLPQLVKGKVVYDIAPDYFAKASVRLVEEGARIIGGCCGTTPNHIAKMREALDSGSYKPKVPARHFAAQTEKKPLEESQPTELAEKLKKGKFIVTVEVDLPRGLAFDKVLASSRQLKIKGADLIDISDGARARLRMNPLSVCTLIQEQIGIETMMHFACRDRNLLAVQADLLGAHALGVRNILAVTGDPANIGDYPSATSVYDIDAIGLVRVLNRFNEGLDLAGYSVGMKCAFTIAIAFNPLAFDLDTEIDRLMRKVDAGAHVVYTQPLFEPKQVDLALEILHRTKLPLFVGVLPLKHSRHAEFMHNEVPGIEIPDWLREKLSGAETELDGQAIGIEAAQALAAHVRSGAQGMYLMPPFGSAAIAEQVIDAVL; this is encoded by the coding sequence ATGAAATCGCGATTGCTCGAATTTTTGGATCACTCGGTAATGCTGGGGGATGGTGCAAACGGCACTTTGCTCGCCGCGCACGGATTCGAGCGAGTTCCTTACGACCTCGCGAACGTACTTTCCCCGGAAATCGTGCGTGCCGTCCACAAAGAGTATTTTGATGCTGGCGCGGACTTTGTTGAGACCAATACTTTCTGTGCTAACGCAATCAAAATGGGTGAACTCAATTTTGATCTTGCTGAAATAAACAGGCGCGGGGCACAACTCGCACGCGAAGCTGCTGGTTCAGAAAAATTTGTTTTAGGTGCGATCGGGCCATGCGGCAAGCCGCTCGAACCGATTGGGAGCCTCACCTCCGCAGAAGCATTTCGCGCATTCGCCGACCAAGCCCAAGCCTTGCAAGAAGGCGGCATCGACGGGTTCATTCTCGAAACGTTCATCGATCTTGAAGAGCTGGCGGTAGCGGTCAAGGCTGTTCGGAGCGTGAGCGAACTGCCAATCCTTGCAAGTCGAGCGTTCATTGAAGATGGCGATGCACTTGCTGAAGGGCTACCCGGAAGGTGCGCGACCGAGATGTGCCTCGAAGGCGTGGTCGCCATCGGTGCGAACTGCGTCGTTGGCCCTCAACGGATGATCGACATCGTTCGGCAACTCAGCGAGTCGTCCGAACTGCCGATTATCGCCATGCCGACCCCGGGGCTTCCGCAACTCGTTAAGGGCAAGGTGGTCTACGACATCGCACCGGACTATTTTGCCAAGGCCTCCGTCAGGCTGGTGGAAGAAGGCGCCCGCATCATCGGCGGGTGTTGCGGAACCACACCCAACCACATCGCGAAAATGCGCGAGGCGCTGGACTCGGGGAGCTACAAACCGAAAGTCCCAGCTCGCCATTTTGCGGCGCAAACCGAAAAGAAACCACTCGAGGAGTCGCAACCTACTGAGCTCGCCGAGAAGCTCAAGAAGGGCAAGTTTATTGTCACGGTGGAGGTCGATCTCCCCCGAGGACTCGCGTTCGACAAAGTCCTTGCCAGCTCTCGCCAGCTCAAGATAAAAGGCGCGGACCTGATCGACATTAGCGACGGCGCACGAGCGCGTCTTCGCATGAATCCGCTCAGCGTTTGCACCCTGATCCAAGAGCAAATCGGCATCGAAACGATGATGCACTTTGCATGCAGAGATCGGAACTTGCTGGCGGTTCAAGCAGACCTCCTTGGCGCCCACGCGCTCGGCGTACGCAACATTCTCGCCGTTACTGGGGACCCTGCAAACATCGGCGACTATCCAAGTGCGACCAGCGTGTATGACATCGATGCCATAGGGCTGGTGCGCGTGCTAAACCGATTCAACGAAGGTCTGGACCTCGCCGGATACAGCGTGGGAATGAAGTGCGCGTTCACGATTGCGATTGCGTTCAATCCTCTCGCATTCGATCTGGACACCGAGATCGATCGCCTGATGCGCAAAGTCGACGCGGGCGCGCATGTGGTTTACACTCAACCGCTGTTTGAGCCGAAGCAAGTCGATCTCGCGCTCGAGATTTTGCATCGAACCAAACTCCCGTTGTTCGTCGGTGTTCTACCGCTCAAACATTCACGCCACGCTGAATTTATGCACAATGAGGTTCCAGGAATCGAAATCCCAGACTGGCTTCGCGAGAAGTTGAGCGGCGCCGAAACCGAACTGGACGGGCAGGCGATTGGCATCGAAGCGGCGCAAGCCCTGGCCGCGCACGTGCGATCCGGAGCGCAAGGCATGTACCTAATGCCGCCGTTTGGATCGGCTGCGATTGCCGAACAAGTGATCGACGCGGTTCTCTGA
- a CDS encoding family 20 glycosylhydrolase, giving the protein MQLKMWMLDIAREQAPNLDHLRRYAKLSLDSGYNALGLYLEHRFAYPSAPWVHGKECVTPEMVKQLVNEFPELKIIPFINLLGHFEGFLYTEEGKQYREELFSGLQASPANPAFVELCKKLIDDTCEAFNSDIIHIGGDETWQLGANQASKDRIETLKAEFQDRFAGIVSERVESESDAENYGVTKANAEEGLDGKALLYGAHFGPLAEYVKAKGRRPAVWGDMYYDHPLALEFMPKDTLIFDWQYFKGVAATAPQFTQKGFEVVGSPALQTYNATWMHVEASERNVTEVTRDVMDQSLYGVCVTTWECGLFGAYDTVFPAIRACGKLLNGIDTSFYAEYGAESPAHERWARLMSESLTGLGGMFDQGRIRSSLKVRLLLMSNPFLCWMHHHEELAGTEKGKKAIDLATEALAIAPEEAYKGPSLFLRSAVEFVTIAEEARQEYRARRSEACVAKLASSRQIFDDLAKIARWNHQRIGGSLADIERCRIAKEWVMTVMQRIRVYGDGQLGYLPAFEVISHPKFVPHDQACWWLINRWANQ; this is encoded by the coding sequence ATGCAGCTGAAGATGTGGATGCTTGATATCGCCCGTGAGCAGGCTCCAAACCTTGATCATTTACGCCGGTACGCCAAACTCTCTTTGGATTCTGGATACAACGCCCTCGGCCTGTATCTAGAGCATCGATTCGCCTACCCCAGCGCGCCATGGGTGCACGGTAAAGAATGCGTCACGCCAGAAATGGTCAAACAGCTGGTCAACGAGTTTCCTGAACTGAAAATCATCCCCTTCATCAATCTCTTGGGGCATTTTGAAGGCTTCCTTTACACCGAGGAAGGCAAGCAGTACCGAGAAGAGCTGTTCAGCGGATTGCAGGCTTCACCCGCCAATCCAGCATTTGTCGAACTCTGCAAGAAGCTCATCGACGATACGTGCGAGGCGTTCAACAGCGACATCATCCATATCGGAGGCGACGAGACTTGGCAGCTTGGGGCGAATCAGGCGAGCAAGGACCGGATCGAAACCCTTAAGGCAGAATTTCAAGATCGGTTCGCAGGCATAGTCAGCGAGCGCGTGGAATCGGAGTCCGACGCGGAGAATTACGGTGTCACGAAAGCAAATGCGGAAGAAGGGCTGGACGGAAAGGCTTTGCTCTACGGTGCGCACTTTGGTCCTCTCGCGGAATACGTCAAGGCAAAAGGGCGTCGCCCTGCAGTCTGGGGTGACATGTATTACGATCACCCGCTTGCTCTAGAATTCATGCCGAAGGACACCCTAATCTTCGACTGGCAGTACTTCAAAGGTGTTGCCGCGACCGCGCCCCAATTCACCCAAAAGGGTTTCGAAGTTGTAGGTTCACCTGCATTGCAGACTTACAATGCGACTTGGATGCATGTCGAAGCTTCCGAGCGAAATGTGACCGAGGTCACGCGCGATGTGATGGATCAATCCCTTTACGGCGTGTGTGTGACGACCTGGGAATGCGGCCTCTTCGGAGCGTATGACACGGTTTTCCCGGCGATTCGAGCCTGCGGCAAGCTTCTGAACGGAATTGACACGAGCTTCTATGCGGAGTACGGCGCGGAAAGTCCCGCGCACGAACGGTGGGCACGGCTCATGAGTGAATCATTGACGGGACTTGGCGGCATGTTTGATCAAGGCCGAATACGATCATCACTCAAGGTTCGATTGCTGCTGATGTCCAATCCGTTTTTGTGCTGGATGCACCATCACGAAGAGTTGGCGGGCACAGAAAAGGGCAAGAAGGCCATCGACTTGGCGACCGAAGCGTTGGCAATCGCTCCCGAAGAAGCCTACAAGGGACCTTCTTTATTCTTGCGAAGCGCGGTCGAATTCGTGACTATCGCCGAGGAAGCACGACAGGAATATCGCGCAAGAAGGTCAGAGGCATGCGTTGCGAAACTGGCTTCATCGAGGCAGATTTTTGATGATCTTGCCAAGATTGCGCGCTGGAATCATCAGCGAATCGGGGGTTCGCTGGCGGACATCGAACGTTGCCGAATCGCTAAAGAGTGGGTGATGACCGTCATGCAGCGCATCCGCGTGTATGGGGACGGGCAATTGGGTTATCTGCCCGCGTTCGAGGTGATTTCCCACCCGAAGTTCGTGCCGCACGATCAAGCTTGTTGGTGGCTGATCAACCGGTGGGCTAACCAGTAG
- a CDS encoding PspA/IM30 family protein produces MFERFFRWVKAMFNRGMDKLEDPEIMLDQARREMSEAMAANKERAVQAITQKNKLQSMLEDQIKRSQSLDANAAMALKQGNRDAARSFIREKQTVDVTIEQLKGSHAAAVETIEQVKLALRRQEEEIRRKTSEALALKAQWKQAQIQNAVSKSLEGLTFENEFESTYGAAKEKIKDKMAEAQARQEMFGSSLAGKTMSMEDMAMDAQAEEELKKMEERLGMAAPQTSTTSTETTVATDVDAQLAELEKRISNQQESS; encoded by the coding sequence ATGTTTGAGCGATTTTTTCGATGGGTGAAGGCGATGTTCAATCGCGGGATGGACAAGCTGGAAGATCCAGAAATCATGCTGGATCAAGCTCGCCGCGAAATGAGCGAGGCGATGGCCGCCAACAAAGAGCGTGCGGTTCAAGCTATTACGCAAAAAAATAAGCTCCAATCGATGCTGGAAGATCAGATCAAACGATCCCAGTCATTGGACGCAAATGCAGCGATGGCACTCAAGCAAGGCAACCGAGATGCCGCTCGAAGCTTCATTCGCGAAAAACAAACCGTCGATGTCACGATCGAGCAACTCAAGGGCAGCCATGCCGCCGCTGTTGAAACGATCGAGCAAGTTAAGCTCGCCCTTCGACGACAAGAAGAAGAAATTCGCCGAAAGACAAGCGAGGCGCTCGCGCTCAAGGCTCAATGGAAGCAAGCCCAGATTCAAAATGCGGTGAGCAAGAGCCTCGAAGGTCTTACCTTTGAAAACGAATTCGAAAGCACTTACGGCGCTGCCAAGGAAAAGATCAAGGACAAGATGGCAGAAGCCCAAGCCAGACAGGAAATGTTTGGTTCCAGCTTGGCTGGCAAGACCATGAGCATGGAAGACATGGCCATGGATGCTCAAGCTGAAGAAGAATTGAAGAAGATGGAAGAGCGACTCGGAATGGCCGCACCCCAAACTTCGACAACATCAACAGAAACCACCGTCGCCACCGACGTCGACGCTCAACTCGCAGAACTCGAAAAGCGGATCAGCAACCAACAAGAATCTTCTTGA
- a CDS encoding response regulator, producing the protein MRVLIADDDPIIRLDLRQMLEALDYEIVGEAGDGKEALSLAESEKPDVCILDVKMPVMDGIEAATYLSENSVAPAILLTAFCDRELIERAKDAGVFGYLVKPFKPNDLLPAIEVARSRYEENIQLTKEVESVTEKLEVRKLLDRAKGILMEDLSVNEAEAYRRIQTQSMNNRKSMREVAEAIILAKSVQS; encoded by the coding sequence ATGCGTGTATTAATTGCGGACGACGATCCGATTATTCGTTTGGACCTGCGGCAGATGCTGGAGGCCTTGGACTATGAAATTGTGGGCGAAGCGGGCGATGGTAAGGAAGCGCTCTCCCTTGCCGAATCCGAAAAGCCCGATGTGTGCATTTTGGACGTCAAAATGCCCGTGATGGACGGCATCGAGGCGGCAACTTACCTTTCGGAAAACTCCGTCGCGCCAGCCATTTTGCTCACCGCATTTTGCGATCGAGAGTTGATCGAGCGTGCAAAAGACGCCGGCGTTTTTGGATACCTCGTGAAGCCGTTCAAGCCGAACGATCTCCTCCCAGCTATCGAAGTGGCGCGGTCTCGCTATGAGGAAAACATCCAGCTCACCAAAGAAGTGGAAAGCGTGACCGAAAAACTAGAAGTGCGCAAGTTGCTCGACCGAGCAAAGGGGATTTTGATGGAGGATCTCTCGGTCAATGAGGCGGAAGCCTACCGCCGCATCCAAACTCAGAGCATGAATAATCGGAAGTCGATGCGAGAAGTGGCCGAAGCGATTATCTTGGCGAAATCGGTACAGTCCTAA
- a CDS encoding HIT domain-containing protein, which produces MAERLWAPWRLKYIEKENYGRPQSSGCIFVELPSQDNDEENLILFRGKTAFVILNRFPYTNGHLMVAPYKHTGEISELDDAELLEINQLVSACTRWIKACYGAQGFNIGVNLGAAGGAGIPDHIHWHIVPRWLGDTNFMTSVGDVRVMPQSLQDSYQRLKSAVDL; this is translated from the coding sequence ATGGCCGAGCGACTATGGGCCCCTTGGCGGCTGAAGTACATCGAGAAGGAAAATTACGGACGACCTCAGTCTTCCGGGTGCATCTTTGTCGAGTTACCTAGCCAAGACAACGACGAGGAGAATCTCATCCTCTTTCGCGGCAAAACCGCGTTTGTCATCCTCAATCGGTTCCCGTACACCAATGGTCATTTGATGGTCGCGCCGTACAAACACACCGGAGAAATCTCGGAATTGGACGATGCCGAATTACTCGAGATTAACCAATTGGTTAGTGCGTGTACTCGGTGGATCAAGGCATGTTACGGTGCACAAGGATTCAATATCGGCGTCAATCTCGGCGCTGCTGGAGGTGCTGGAATTCCAGATCACATCCATTGGCACATCGTCCCGCGGTGGCTTGGAGACACTAACTTCATGACTTCAGTTGGCGATGTCCGGGTGATGCCGCAAAGCCTTCAGGATAGTTACCAACGCCTAAAATCTGCCGTCGACCTATGA
- a CDS encoding uracil-DNA glycosylase, giving the protein MIELSVLQEEVAQCHKCEIAAKRRNTVFGEGNPDSPLMIIGEGPGDQEDATGRPFVGKAGKLLDLALADNQLDRTHVYICNTVKCRACDWRNDKPYNRPPTDEETANCRNWLMQQIEIIKPKVILCVGAPSAKNLIRKDFKITKDRGILNKSEHCNAILAALHPSYILRQQSIGGDGGYSTLVADIKKAYETAIKLKEAGK; this is encoded by the coding sequence ATGATTGAGCTCTCGGTTCTTCAGGAAGAAGTGGCACAGTGCCACAAGTGCGAAATCGCCGCCAAACGTAGGAACACCGTTTTTGGAGAAGGCAATCCAGACTCGCCGCTGATGATTATCGGCGAGGGCCCTGGAGATCAGGAAGATGCTACAGGACGACCGTTCGTCGGCAAGGCCGGCAAACTGCTCGACTTAGCTCTCGCAGACAACCAGTTGGATCGGACCCACGTTTACATCTGCAATACGGTCAAATGCCGCGCATGTGATTGGCGAAACGACAAGCCGTACAATCGGCCACCGACAGACGAAGAAACCGCCAATTGTCGAAACTGGCTGATGCAACAAATCGAAATCATCAAGCCAAAAGTCATTCTGTGCGTCGGCGCACCCAGCGCAAAGAACCTTATTCGAAAGGACTTCAAGATCACCAAAGATCGTGGAATTCTGAACAAGTCTGAGCATTGCAACGCGATTCTGGCCGCGCTCCACCCCTCCTATATTCTAAGGCAGCAATCGATCGGAGGCGACGGCGGATATTCCACGCTGGTTGCGGACATCAAAAAGGCTTATGAAACCGCGATCAAGCTGAAAGAGGCAGGCAAGTAG